Proteins encoded in a region of the Streptomyces sp. PCS3-D2 genome:
- a CDS encoding NAD-dependent epimerase/dehydratase family protein: protein MGKVVLVTGAARQLGGRFVRRIQRDPEVERVIAVDAVTPPHRLGSALFVRTDIRQSSIARVLAEHAVDTVVHLAVTGSRPVAGGAYSAVKETNVIGTMQLLGACQKSPTVRRLVVKSTTSVYGGTPRDPAVFTETTPPKSLPAGGFAKDAAEVEGYVRGFARRRPDVAVCVLRFANILGPFADSALAEYFSMPVTPTVLGYDPRLQFVHEDDVLEVLRLAAQEPRRGTLNSGTFNIAGDGVLLLSQCSRRLGRPTLPLLLPALTWVGSALRAVGVTDFSADQMRLLTHGRVVETTQMREVLGFQPLYTTTETFADFARSRGSGLLPPERVGRAVDRVAAMLDADGLRDDVDTVEGAKR, encoded by the coding sequence GTGGGGAAGGTCGTACTCGTCACCGGGGCTGCCCGGCAGCTGGGGGGCCGCTTCGTGCGCCGGATCCAGCGCGATCCGGAGGTCGAGCGAGTGATCGCGGTGGACGCGGTGACGCCGCCGCACCGGCTGGGGTCGGCGCTGTTCGTCCGTACGGACATCAGGCAGTCCTCGATCGCCCGGGTCCTGGCCGAGCACGCCGTGGACACGGTGGTGCACCTGGCGGTCACGGGCAGTCGGCCGGTCGCGGGCGGCGCGTACAGCGCCGTCAAGGAGACCAACGTCATCGGGACGATGCAGCTCCTGGGGGCCTGCCAGAAGTCGCCGACGGTACGGCGGCTCGTGGTGAAGTCCACTACGAGCGTGTACGGGGGCACCCCGCGGGATCCGGCCGTCTTCACCGAGACCACGCCGCCGAAGTCACTGCCGGCGGGCGGCTTCGCCAAGGACGCGGCCGAGGTCGAGGGATACGTACGGGGCTTCGCGCGTCGCCGCCCGGACGTCGCGGTGTGCGTGCTGCGGTTCGCGAACATCCTGGGACCCTTCGCCGATTCGGCACTCGCCGAGTACTTCTCGATGCCGGTGACGCCGACCGTGCTGGGCTATGACCCGCGGCTGCAGTTCGTGCACGAGGACGATGTGCTGGAGGTACTGCGGCTGGCCGCGCAGGAGCCCCGGCGCGGAACGCTGAACAGCGGGACCTTCAACATCGCGGGTGACGGCGTGCTGCTGCTGTCGCAGTGTTCGAGGCGGCTGGGCCGGCCCACGCTGCCGCTGCTGCTGCCCGCGCTCACCTGGGTGGGGTCGGCGCTGCGGGCGGTCGGAGTCACCGACTTCTCGGCCGACCAGATGAGGCTGCTCACGCACGGCAGGGTCGTGGAGACCACCCAGATGCGCGAGGTGCTCGGCTTCCAGCCGCTCTACACGACCACCGAGACCTTCGCGGACTTCGCGCGGAGCCGGGGCAGCGGCCTGCTGCCGCCCGAGCGGGTCGGGCGGGCTGTGGACCGGGTGGCGGCCATGCTGGATGCGGACGGCCTGCGGGACGACGTCGACACGGTTGAGGGAGCGAAGCGATAG
- a CDS encoding phosphatase: protein MLSTGALRAHLLAARLAGPVATSREESLRSYRLFAARDPRVLLGLEPERGWGEGELLRLMADKCGVSADPSHVSGPDTIDPERTVAALEAFAGRLAEAAGARSHVLFGTGHPHRLLGFYAGLAEAMSAAGCVVLRPAQGVSVDVATRFGVRTHRIAYVRGVALVREPGVQAPGSATGVHSHSPLPVRVALGALAEAGEPLPDLVVGDHGWVCGAGQLGVEAIGLADTDDPALFVGEAEGRVSVAVPLDDAVRSDHYHPLARFVLGRASLTGRQEWP, encoded by the coding sequence GTGTTGAGCACCGGCGCGCTGCGTGCGCATCTGCTGGCCGCCCGGTTGGCCGGGCCCGTCGCGACCTCCCGTGAGGAGAGCCTGCGCAGCTACCGCCTGTTCGCGGCGCGGGATCCGAGGGTGCTGCTGGGGCTGGAGCCGGAGCGGGGCTGGGGCGAGGGTGAACTGCTGAGGCTGATGGCGGACAAGTGCGGTGTGTCGGCGGATCCTTCGCACGTCAGCGGCCCGGACACGATCGATCCGGAGCGGACGGTGGCCGCGCTGGAGGCGTTCGCGGGACGGCTCGCCGAGGCGGCCGGGGCGCGGTCGCACGTGTTGTTCGGGACCGGGCACCCGCATCGGCTCCTGGGTTTCTACGCCGGTCTGGCCGAGGCGATGTCGGCGGCGGGATGTGTTGTCCTGCGTCCGGCGCAGGGGGTGAGCGTCGACGTGGCGACCCGGTTCGGCGTACGCACGCACCGCATCGCTTACGTACGAGGGGTCGCACTGGTGCGGGAACCCGGCGTGCAGGCGCCGGGGAGTGCGACCGGCGTGCACAGTCATTCGCCGCTGCCGGTTCGGGTGGCTCTGGGGGCCCTCGCGGAGGCCGGCGAGCCCCTGCCGGACCTGGTGGTGGGTGACCACGGATGGGTGTGCGGCGCAGGTCAGCTCGGTGTGGAGGCGATCGGTCTGGCGGACACGGATGATCCCGCGCTGTTCGTGGGCGAGGCCGAGGGGCGGGTCTCGGTGGCCGTTCCGCTTGATGACGCGGTGCGATCGGACCACTACCATCCGCTTGCCCGGTTCGTGTTGGGCCGGGCGAGTCTGACGGGGCGGCAGGAGTGGCCGTAG
- a CDS encoding 30S ribosomal protein bS22, whose translation MGSVIKKRRKRMAKKKHRKLLKRTRVQRRNKK comes from the coding sequence GTGGGCTCTGTTATCAAGAAGCGGCGCAAGCGGATGGCCAAGAAGAAGCACCGCAAGCTGCTCAAGCGCACCCGCGTCCAGCGCCGTAACAAGAAGTAA
- a CDS encoding helix-turn-helix domain-containing protein: MAAGERPLSEVQFLTVAEVASVMRVSKMTVYRLVHNGHLPAIRVGRSFRVPENAVHEYLRESYVGVESA; the protein is encoded by the coding sequence ATGGCTGCTGGCGAGAGGCCTCTCAGTGAGGTTCAGTTCCTGACCGTGGCGGAGGTCGCCTCGGTGATGCGAGTGTCGAAGATGACCGTGTACCGGCTGGTGCACAACGGTCATCTGCCCGCGATCCGGGTGGGCCGGTCCTTCCGGGTCCCCGAGAACGCGGTCCACGAGTACCTCCGAGAGTCCTATGTGGGGGTGGAGTCGGCCTGA